The Lactuca sativa cultivar Salinas chromosome 2, Lsat_Salinas_v11, whole genome shotgun sequence genome includes a window with the following:
- the LOC111888912 gene encoding uncharacterized protein LOC111888912, translating into MTPFQALYGTHVPDLHRYQSGTTVITTIDATLKEHQRLCTVLKDNLRRAQQRMTTLENSHRLDKEFKIGDMVYLRLRDYRKKSIHSRETKKLTKRFFGPFKITERVGAVAYCLQLPPEARIHPVFHVSLLHEAHGQSISIPLPPPHLTASDQGTPKELLKYRTTGQEKQFS; encoded by the coding sequence ATGACACCATTCCAGGCCCTCTATGGAACACATGTACCAGACTTACACCGTTACCAATCAGGAACAACGGTTATCACTACCATTGACGCAACACTCAAAGAACACCAAAGGCTGTGCACCGTACTGAAAGACAATCTCCGTAGAGCACAACAACGCATGACCACATTGGAAAACTCACACCGCCTTGACAAAGAATTTAAAATAGGCGACATGGTCTACCTCCGCCTACGAGACTATCGTAAAAAATCAATCCATTCAAGGGAAACAAAAAAGCTAACAAAAAGATTCTTCGGCCCTTTCAAGATTACAGAAAGAGTCGGCGCGGTTGCATACTGTCTTCAACTACCGCCAGAAGCCCGCATCCACCCTGTTTTCCATGTCTCCCTCCTGCACGAAGCTCATGGCCAGTCTATTTCCATTCCGCTACCACCTCCACATTTAACAGCAAGTGACCAAGGCACACCTAAAGAACTTCTCAAATATCGCACAACAGgtcaagaaaaacaattttcttgA